One genomic region from Gossypium hirsutum isolate 1008001.06 chromosome D13, Gossypium_hirsutum_v2.1, whole genome shotgun sequence encodes:
- the LOC107888396 gene encoding class V chitinase CHIT5a → MASLKSTCVLFLAMFCISVTKSEPYFSPGPAPEIFPPLPVSYVPTPAPGPTSYPPVPAVSPSPQGIKAAYWPSFESFPVSSIDTSFFTHIYYAFLLPEPNFFKLNVTSLDQQKLPEFMSGLSAKNPPVKTILSIGGGGNDPNVFAGMASTKCTRAVFINSTIEVARNYQFDGIDLDWEFPETVDDMANLALLFEEWSEALQNEAETSWKPRLLLTAAVYYSSEFTTYGMPRSYPARAMAKYLDWMNPMCFDYHGKWDNFTGMHSALFDPNTSASSSHGIGSWIRAGVPPGKLVMGLASYGHTWKLQDPNINGIGAPATGVGPGDELGFFDYYAILDFNKENNATVKYDRTTVSYYSYVGDTWIGYDDVKSIKWKVWFARVKGLAGYFFWALGYDKEWALSRQALMAWEY, encoded by the exons TTTCTGGCTATGTTTTGCATATCTGTAACAAAATCCGAACCATATTTTTCACCAGGGCCAGCCCCTGAAATTTTCCCACCACTACCCGTATCTTACGTGCCAACTCCAGCTCCAGGCCCTACTTCTTACCCACCTGTGCCAGCAGTTTCGCCATCTCCACAAGGAATCAAAGCTGCTTATTGGCCATCGTTTGAATCCTTTCCAGTTTCCTCCATTGACACTTCATTTTTCACCCATATTTACTACGCCTTTCTCTTACCCGAACCCAACTTTTTCAAACTGAACGTTACCTCATTGGACCAACAAAAGTTACCCGAATTCATGTCCGGGTTAAGCGCCAAAAACCCACCCGTCAAGACCATACTCTCCATAGGAGGCGGTGGGAACGACCCGAATGTGTTCGCTGGAATGGCGAGTACCAAATGCACGCGCGCGGTTTTCATTAATTCAACCATCGAAGTAGCTCGGAATTACCAGTTCGACGGTATTGACTTGGACTGGGAGTTCCCTGAAACCGTCGACGACATGGCCAACCTCGCTTTGTTGTTCGAGGAATGGAGCGAAGCACTTCAAAACGAAGCCGAAACCAGCTGGAAACCACGTTTGCTTTTGACTGCTGCCGTATATTACTCATCGGAGTTCACTACTTACGGCATGCCTCGATCGTATCCGGCTCGTGCTATGGCCAAATATTTAGATTGGATGAATCCAATGTGCTTCGATTATCATGGGAAATGGGATAACTTCACTGGAATGCATTCAGCACTTTTCGATCCCAATACTAGTGCTAGCAGTAGCCACGGAATCGGGTCTTGGATTCGGGCTGGGGTGCCGCCGGGAAAACTGGTTATGGGGCTGGCATCATATGGGCATACATGGAAGCTCCAGGATCCGAATATTAATGGGATAGGAGCACCGGCAACCGGCGTAGGGCCGGGAGATGAACTGGGGTTCTTTGATTATTATGCTATATTGGATTTTAACAAGGAGAATAATGCTACGGTGAAGTACGATAGGACAACGGTGTCGTATTACTCTTACGTTGGGGACACGTGGATTGGGTACGATGATGTTAAGTCCATTAAGTGGAAGGTCTGGTTTGCAAGGGTTAAAGGCTTAGCTGGGTATTTCTTTTGGGCTCTTGGTTATGATAAAGAGTGGGCTCTCTCGAGACAAG CTCTAATGGCATGGGAGTACTAG